The sequence GAGATGCTTTCTGCCGGGATGAGCATTGAGGATGTACTCAAGGAATACCCCCAACTTTCAAGGGAGATGATATACGAGGCCATTGGGCTTGCTGCTGAGCTGTTGAGGAGGGAAAGGAGTGTCATACCGA comes from Candidatus Tiamatella incendiivivens and encodes:
- a CDS encoding DUF433 domain-containing protein; its protein translation is MEHRFKWITVDPNVSHGKPVFKGTRILVSDILEMLSAGMSIEDVLKEYPQLSREMIYEAIGLAAELLRRERSVIPIPA